In Thalassoglobus sp. JC818, a single window of DNA contains:
- a CDS encoding sulfite reductase subunit alpha, whose translation MPPVSLLPESAPFSEEQRAWLDGFLSGWLGIQDQGGALSVMDAIPLAPEEEVEEEDYPWHDPSIEMDERLEMAKDRPVERQLMAAMAQLDCGSCGYDCQRYAEAIVNGEEKSLKLCSPGGSATAKKLKELVSLNANSVGASNGKSPATNGNGTASNGTAAEQGYTRANPFPAKIAAIRNLNGSDSAKRTSHVEIDLTGSGITYEVGDSLGVYPTNCSELVTEIINELRATGDETVAIDGKSVPLVEALTDHYCLTEITEDLLAAMIGKCGNLSEAKLLEHYIDDDEDISGWDVLDLLRQFGSAKLTAEELTASLSTMKPRLYSISSSLKAHPNQVHLTVGRVGWEFRNRIRKGVASTMFSDRMAIGSTVRVFVHKSHGFTVPEDPHAKMIMVGPGTGIAPFRAFLQERQARKAAGENWLFFGDQKESCDFLYRDELESLRGSGLLGQLDVAFSRDQQEKVYVQDRMRERGAELWQWLDSGAYFFVCGDAKRMAVDVDRTLREIACEHGGLSEADAAAFLSGLAKEKRYCRDVY comes from the coding sequence ATGCCCCCTGTCTCCTTGCTTCCTGAAAGTGCTCCGTTTTCCGAAGAACAGCGAGCGTGGCTTGATGGATTTCTGTCGGGATGGCTCGGTATCCAAGATCAGGGTGGCGCCTTGTCTGTGATGGATGCAATTCCCCTTGCTCCCGAAGAAGAAGTCGAGGAAGAAGATTATCCCTGGCATGATCCGTCCATTGAGATGGACGAACGCCTTGAGATGGCGAAAGATCGTCCTGTCGAGCGTCAACTGATGGCGGCGATGGCACAACTCGATTGCGGTTCGTGCGGGTACGACTGTCAACGCTATGCTGAAGCGATCGTGAACGGAGAAGAGAAGAGTTTGAAACTCTGCTCGCCTGGGGGGTCTGCGACGGCTAAGAAGCTCAAGGAACTCGTTTCGCTGAACGCCAATTCCGTCGGAGCCTCAAACGGCAAGAGTCCTGCAACGAACGGTAACGGAACCGCTTCGAACGGAACTGCGGCAGAACAGGGATACACCCGCGCAAATCCGTTTCCGGCCAAGATTGCGGCCATTCGAAATCTCAATGGAAGCGACTCTGCAAAGAGAACCTCTCACGTTGAGATCGATTTGACCGGGAGTGGCATCACTTATGAAGTTGGTGACTCGCTTGGGGTCTACCCGACCAACTGTTCAGAACTCGTTACTGAGATTATTAACGAATTGCGAGCCACCGGTGATGAGACCGTCGCGATCGATGGCAAGTCTGTGCCGCTCGTGGAAGCCCTCACTGACCACTATTGCCTGACTGAGATCACTGAAGATTTGCTTGCGGCGATGATTGGTAAGTGTGGGAATTTGAGTGAGGCGAAACTTCTTGAGCACTACATCGATGATGACGAAGACATCAGCGGCTGGGATGTGCTGGATCTCTTGCGGCAATTTGGATCAGCGAAACTGACCGCCGAGGAACTGACAGCTTCTCTATCCACGATGAAGCCTCGGTTGTACTCAATCAGCAGCTCTCTCAAAGCTCATCCGAATCAAGTTCATCTCACGGTTGGTCGCGTTGGTTGGGAGTTTCGCAATCGGATCCGAAAAGGTGTCGCGTCGACAATGTTCTCGGATCGAATGGCAATCGGCAGTACTGTCCGCGTGTTTGTTCACAAGTCGCACGGCTTCACTGTTCCGGAAGATCCGCACGCGAAAATGATTATGGTCGGCCCAGGGACGGGCATCGCTCCCTTCCGCGCATTTCTGCAGGAGCGGCAAGCTCGAAAGGCTGCTGGCGAGAACTGGTTGTTCTTCGGAGACCAGAAAGAGTCGTGCGATTTCCTCTATCGCGATGAACTCGAGAGTCTGCGTGGCAGCGGATTGTTGGGACAACTCGATGTCGCTTTCAGTCGAGATCAGCAAGAGAAAGTTTACGTTCAAGACCGTATGCGTGAGCGTGGAGCCGAACTCTGGCAATGGCTCGATTCTGGGGCGTACTTCTTTGTCTGCGGCGATGCGAAGAGAATGGCTGTGGACGTCGATCGAACTCTGAGGGAAATCGCCTGCGAGCATGGTGGGCTGAGTGAAGCGGATGCAGCGGCATTTCTCTCAGGACTTGCTAAAGAAAAGCGATACTGTCGAGATGTCTACTAA